From Halorussus lipolyticus:
CGGTCGAGATTATCGGTCTCTCGAAGTGCGTCACGAAGCACGGCCGCGACTGAATAGTCAAGCCATCGACACCTGTTGGTTCGCCGAAACCAACCTACTTTTTTATTGGTTGGTTCTGTTGTAACGCCTGAGATGGATATCTCTCTGACGTGGCTGGCGCTCGGGCCGTTCTCGGCCTTCGTCATGTCGCTATACTTCCTCTGGCATCTCTGGCCCTACCGCGACGAACCGGGCGGTGGGCTACTTATCGCTACTGTCGTCTGTGAGGGCATCTGGACCGGGGCCTACGGGTTCGCGCTTCTGGTCTTCGACCCCGTGGTCCGACAACTGCTCGAGATACCCATCTGGTTCGGCAAAAGCTTCATCACGGTGTTCTTCCTCGCCTACGCCCTCGAATACACCGGCCGGGCCGAAATCGTCCGGTCGAAGTGGATGTTCCTCCTCGGCGGGATACAGTTGAGTTCGGTCATGCTCGTGGCGACCAATCCGCTCCACCAACTCGCGTGGAGCAACTACCACATCGACCCGATTTTCGGCGCGGCCACGGTGGCGTACACCCACCAGATGTGGCTCTACATGTCGATGCTCATGTTCTACTCGCTGACCACCGTCGCGCTGTTGTTGCTCTTGGAAGCGTTCGTGAGTTACGGGTCGGTCTACCGCGGCCAGACCGTCGTGGTCGCGCTGTCGTTTTTCGCGCCGTTCGTCGCAAACGCGGCGTGGCTATTCAAGTGGGTTCCGCATCCGGGTCTCAACCTCACCACGACGACGCTGACGATTCACCTCGCGCTGGACTTCTACGGTCTCTTTCACCTCGACATGTTCGAACAGTCGCCCGCGGCCCGGCGGGTCGGCGAGCGCGCCGCTATCCACGACCTCGGGACACCGGTCCTCATCATCGACACCAAACACCGGGTCATCGACGTGAACGAGGAGGCCCAGCGCGTGTTCGGCATCGACGCGGTGGGCGACATCGGCGGTCGGTTGAACGACCTCGTGGAGACCCCCATCGACGTGACCGCCGACGAGCAACTCATGACCGTCCGGACCGACGGCGAGCGCCGGGAGTACAGCGTGGCCAGTTCGGAAGTCGCCGACTCGACGGGGACCCACGTGGGCTACACCCTCGTCTTCCAAGACGTGACCGAGGAGAAGCGCAGAGAGCAACGCCTCGAAGTCCTCAACCGGGTCCTGCGCCACAACCTCCGCAACGACATGACGACGATTACCGGATACGCCGAGGTCATCCAAGACACCGACGACCCCGACGAGATTCGGGACCACACCGAGACCATCATCGAGACCGGCCGCGAGTTGGCCGAACTCGGCGACAAGGCCCGCCGGTTCGAGCGGGCGATGGGCGAGTCCGGCGAGCGCCAGCGTGTCGAGGTCGGGGACCTCCTCGCCGACCTCGCCGAGGAGTTCCGCGAGGACTACCCCGGCAGTCGCATCCACGTTGACCTCCCCGAGGGACTCGCGCTCGATACCGACCCCGCGGTGGTCCGACTGGTGTTCTCGAATCTGGTCGAGAACGCGCTCAGACACGACACCCACGACAGACCGCGGGTCGAAATCGGCCTCACCGAGGTCGAACGCGACCAGAACTCGGTCGTCTTCGAGGTCCGCGACGACGGACCGGGGATTCCCGACCACGAGGTCGCGGTCATCAGTCAGGGCGAGGAGCGTGACCTCGAACACGGAAGCGGACTGGGCCTCTGGATAATCCAGTGGGGCGTGAACGTCCTCGGCGGCGATGTGGCCTTCGACGGCGACGAGGACGGCACGGTCGTCTCGGTCCGACTCCCCGGACTGGTCGATGCGCCGTCCCTGAAAGTTTAACCCGCTCCCTCTCTATTTTCGGACATGAGCAAGCGAGTTCTCGTCCCCATCGACGGGTCGCCTCAGTCGTCGGACGCGCTTCACCACGCGCTCGAAGAATTTCCGGACGACGAAATCACCGTCTTCCACGTCATCGACCCCATCGACGCCGGGTACAGCGCCCCGGTCGGCATCCCCGGCGGGTCCGAGGAGTGGTACGAGGGCGCGAAAGACGACGCCGAAGCACTGTTCGAGGAGGCCCAAGCAGTCGCCGACGAGTACGGGGTCACCCTCCAAAACGCGACCGAGATGGGTCGGCCCTCCCGGACCATCGTGGAGTACGCCGACGACGAGGGCTTCGACCACATCGTGATGGGAAGCCACGGGCGGTCGGGCGTCTCGCGGATTTTGCTGGGGAGCGTGGCCGAGACGGTGGTCCGGCGCGCGACCATTCCGATTACGGTGGTCCGGTAGGGACCGGCGAGTCTCGGCCGAGACGACACAGGAGCTGTAGAGCAAACTAATCATTTCTTTTGAATATGTGGACAAATTCTAAACAACGACATATGTGTCTTTCAGCGGAGCGCACCAGCACTCGCCCGAGGACACCCGACGACGAAAAAAGGTCGCTTCAGAAGATGTTGGCTTGCCGATAGACGCTGATACCCTCGTTGGTAATCGAGTAGGGCTTGATTTCCCGCGAGTGGTTGGCGTCCCGAATCTTCTGAATCTCGACGGCGAGGCGAGTCTCGCGGAAGTCGTCGGAACTCCGGATGTAGCGCAGGATGAACACGGCGTCCACGAGGTACTCGATGATGCCGTGCCGGGAGGCGTAGGCGTTGTCCTCGCTGGCCTCGCTGGTGAGCATCGTGGTCACGCCCGCCTGCTTCAGACTCTTGGTGAAGTCGTAGACCTCGTTTCGGCGGGTGGCCTGATTGTCGTACATCATCTCCAACAGCGACACCGAGTCCAACACGAGGCGACTCGCGCCGAACTGCTCGACCAGTCGCGGCAGGTCGTTGCGAATCGAGGTCAGACTGTTGGCCATCTCGATTGGGTCCAAGTCGATGACCGCGAGTTGGCCATCGTCCTCGTACTGGTCGAACTCCCACCCCTTCTCGGTCGCGGTGTTGACGATGCGGTCGTGGCTCTCCTCGAGGGTGATGAACACCGCGTTCTCGCCCTTTTCGAGGGCCTCGTGGAGGAACTGGAGGCCGAACGTCGTCTTCCCGGTCCCGGCCGACCCGACGGTGGTGATGAGCGACCGCTCGGGCACGCCGCCCTGAATCATGTCGTCCAACCCCTCGATGCCGAGGTCGATGCGGGGGATGGACGACTCGAACTCCTCGTCGTCGAAGTCGTCGCTCTCGGAGGGACCACCGCCGAATCCGCCGCCGAAACCCTCGTCGCCGTCCATGCCGAATCCGCCACCGCCGCCCCCGCCGAACCCACCGCCCTCGTCACCGAATCCACCGCCGCCACCGCCTCCGGCCTCGCCGCCCATGCCGCCGCCGGGGGCGTTCTTGAAGGCGCTGGCGAAGTCGTCATCGAACAGTTCCCCCTCGTCTTCGTCGTCTTCGTCGTAGGGGTCGGCGTCAGCGAAACCACCAGCGTCAGCGTCTCCGTCGCCGAATCCGCTCTCGGCGTCCTCGCCGCCGAAGTCACCGCCGCCACCCATCCCGAACTCGCCGCCCTCGCCCGGTTCGTCGTCGGGGTCGGAACCACCGAATACGGTTTCTTCAGACTCTGAACCGCCAAATCCGCCGTCGTCCGAGTCGGGGCCGCCGAATTCACTATCGTCTGCCTCGGCGTCGCCGAAGTCGGGTTCGTCTTGCTCGGAACCGCCGAATCCTGTTTCTCCGGCGTCGAAGTCCGGGGCGTCACCGAATCCGCCGGTTGGGGAGTTCTCGCCGGAATCGGAGTCGCGGTCCCCGGCGTCCAGTTCGGCTTCTTCGACTCGCTCGGCTTCCACCTGCTCGGCGGGTCCCGCCGAGGAGGCCGCCTCGTCCGACCCGGATGCTCCTGACTCGGCGGCGTCCGACGATTCGTCCTCGTCGTCCTCGCGGAGCGCGCGCTCGAACCAGTCGTCGTCCTCGGTCACGAAGGCCACCTCCTCGGAAGTCGAGCGCGATGCACGTCCGGCACCTCGGACCGGTCACATTTCAATGTTTCTTGCGTCCGGCGACCGAAATCGTCGCCGACCATTCCGACGCGGCGACTGTTCCGCCACGGCGACCGTTCCGCGTCGGCGGACTTTTGGCGG
This genomic window contains:
- a CDS encoding histidine kinase N-terminal 7TM domain-containing protein is translated as MDISLTWLALGPFSAFVMSLYFLWHLWPYRDEPGGGLLIATVVCEGIWTGAYGFALLVFDPVVRQLLEIPIWFGKSFITVFFLAYALEYTGRAEIVRSKWMFLLGGIQLSSVMLVATNPLHQLAWSNYHIDPIFGAATVAYTHQMWLYMSMLMFYSLTTVALLLLLEAFVSYGSVYRGQTVVVALSFFAPFVANAAWLFKWVPHPGLNLTTTTLTIHLALDFYGLFHLDMFEQSPAARRVGERAAIHDLGTPVLIIDTKHRVIDVNEEAQRVFGIDAVGDIGGRLNDLVETPIDVTADEQLMTVRTDGERREYSVASSEVADSTGTHVGYTLVFQDVTEEKRREQRLEVLNRVLRHNLRNDMTTITGYAEVIQDTDDPDEIRDHTETIIETGRELAELGDKARRFERAMGESGERQRVEVGDLLADLAEEFREDYPGSRIHVDLPEGLALDTDPAVVRLVFSNLVENALRHDTHDRPRVEIGLTEVERDQNSVVFEVRDDGPGIPDHEVAVISQGEERDLEHGSGLGLWIIQWGVNVLGGDVAFDGDEDGTVVSVRLPGLVDAPSLKV
- a CDS encoding universal stress protein, whose product is MSKRVLVPIDGSPQSSDALHHALEEFPDDEITVFHVIDPIDAGYSAPVGIPGGSEEWYEGAKDDAEALFEEAQAVADEYGVTLQNATEMGRPSRTIVEYADDEGFDHIVMGSHGRSGVSRILLGSVAETVVRRATIPITVVR
- a CDS encoding KaiC domain-containing protein, coding for MTEDDDWFERALREDDEDESSDAAESGASGSDEAASSAGPAEQVEAERVEEAELDAGDRDSDSGENSPTGGFGDAPDFDAGETGFGGSEQDEPDFGDAEADDSEFGGPDSDDGGFGGSESEETVFGGSDPDDEPGEGGEFGMGGGGDFGGEDAESGFGDGDADAGGFADADPYDEDDEDEGELFDDDFASAFKNAPGGGMGGEAGGGGGGGFGDEGGGFGGGGGGGFGMDGDEGFGGGFGGGPSESDDFDDEEFESSIPRIDLGIEGLDDMIQGGVPERSLITTVGSAGTGKTTFGLQFLHEALEKGENAVFITLEESHDRIVNTATEKGWEFDQYEDDGQLAVIDLDPIEMANSLTSIRNDLPRLVEQFGASRLVLDSVSLLEMMYDNQATRRNEVYDFTKSLKQAGVTTMLTSEASEDNAYASRHGIIEYLVDAVFILRYIRSSDDFRETRLAVEIQKIRDANHSREIKPYSITNEGISVYRQANIF